A region of Campylobacter armoricus DNA encodes the following proteins:
- the panC gene encoding pantoate--beta-alanine ligase yields the protein MEVITSVKEAKQIAKNWKSHNLSIGYVPTMGFLHDGHLSLIKNAKTQDKVIVSIFVNPMQFGPNEDFSSYPRDLERDIKMCQDNGVDMVFIPDATQMYLKNFSTYVDMNTITDKLCGAKRPGHFRGVCTVLAKFFNILNPDVVYMGQKDAQQCVVVRHMVDDLNFDLKIKICPIIREEDGLAKSSRNVYLSKEERKASLTISQSIFLAEKLVLEGEKDTSKIIQAMKDILEKEKLIKIDYIELVDFNTMENIENIADNVLGAVAAFVGKTRLIDNFLVQGLK from the coding sequence ATGGAAGTCATTACTTCTGTCAAAGAGGCAAAACAAATTGCAAAAAATTGGAAATCACATAATCTTAGCATAGGCTATGTTCCAACCATGGGTTTTTTGCATGATGGGCATTTAAGTTTAATCAAAAATGCCAAAACACAAGATAAAGTTATAGTAAGCATCTTTGTAAATCCTATGCAATTTGGGCCTAATGAAGATTTTTCTAGTTATCCAAGAGATTTAGAACGCGACATTAAAATGTGTCAAGATAATGGCGTTGATATGGTTTTTATCCCCGATGCAACTCAAATGTATCTTAAGAATTTTAGCACCTATGTGGATATGAACACGATCACGGATAAACTTTGTGGGGCTAAAAGACCAGGGCATTTTAGAGGCGTTTGCACGGTTTTGGCTAAATTTTTTAATATCCTAAATCCTGATGTAGTCTATATGGGGCAAAAGGACGCGCAGCAATGTGTAGTCGTTAGACATATGGTTGATGATTTAAATTTTGATTTAAAAATTAAAATTTGTCCTATCATTAGAGAAGAAGATGGCTTAGCTAAAAGCTCTAGAAATGTATATCTTAGTAAAGAAGAAAGAAAAGCGTCACTAACTATATCTCAAAGTATTTTTTTAGCTGAAAAATTAGTCCTAGAAGGAGAAAAAGATACTTCTAAAATTATTCAAGCTATGAAAGATATTTTAGAAAAAGAAAAATTAATCAAAATCGATTATATAGAATTAGTTGATTTTAACACTATGGAAAATATTGAAAATATCGCCGATAATGTTTTAGGAGCGGTGGCTGCTTTTGTTGGAAAAACAAGACTTATTGATAATTTTTTAGTACAAGGATTAAAATGA
- the blaOXA gene encoding OXA-493 family class D beta-lactamase yields MKIILLLFSLFCSFTLANENLKDFFKDYNESGVFIAYDGKKYYSNDFKKANKRILPASTFKFFNALIALNEGIVKNTNEIFYHYKGEKVFLPSWENDANLALAIQRSQVLAFKELAKKIGLEKMQKNLNKLNYGNKKISKIDEFWLDNSLQISPKEQATLLFKLANLTLDYPKNIQKEIINIIKLSENDRYELFAKTGWGLDKYGQIVGFIKDKKTYQIYAFALCMDISDFNKLYLREELAKKFFVFFIKRNYKYNKT; encoded by the coding sequence TTGAAAATAATACTTTTACTTTTTAGTCTTTTTTGCTCTTTTACTTTGGCAAATGAAAATTTAAAAGATTTTTTTAAAGATTACAATGAAAGTGGAGTTTTTATAGCTTATGATGGTAAAAAGTATTATAGTAATGATTTTAAAAAAGCAAACAAACGCATTTTACCTGCCTCCACTTTTAAATTTTTTAATGCTCTAATCGCACTTAATGAAGGTATTGTGAAAAATACTAATGAGATTTTTTATCATTATAAAGGTGAAAAAGTATTTTTACCCTCTTGGGAAAACGATGCAAACTTAGCCCTAGCTATACAAAGATCTCAAGTTCTTGCTTTCAAAGAACTAGCTAAAAAAATCGGCTTAGAAAAAATGCAAAAAAACCTAAACAAACTTAACTATGGTAATAAAAAAATAAGTAAAATCGATGAATTTTGGCTTGATAATTCTTTACAAATTAGCCCTAAAGAGCAAGCCACCTTACTTTTTAAACTAGCAAATTTAACACTAGATTATCCTAAAAATATACAAAAAGAAATTATAAATATAATAAAACTTAGTGAAAATGATCGTTATGAGCTTTTTGCAAAAACAGGCTGGGGTTTAGATAAATATGGACAAATCGTAGGTTTTATAAAAGATAAAAAAACCTATCAAATTTATGCTTTTGCTTTATGTATGGATATAAGTGATTTTAACAAGCTTTATCTAAGAGAGGAGTTAGCAAAAAAATTCTTCGTGTTTTTCATAAAAAGAAATTATAAATATAATAAAACTTAA
- the panD gene encoding aspartate 1-decarboxylase codes for MNITLLKSKIHRASVTEARLDYVGSISIDEKLLQASGILEYEKVQVVNVNNGARFETYTIATQEEGVVCLNGAAARLAEVGDKVIIMSYADFNEEEAKTFKPKVVFVDENNTATKITNYEKHGAIFS; via the coding sequence ATGAACATTACTTTGCTCAAATCAAAAATACACCGTGCAAGCGTAACAGAAGCTAGACTTGATTATGTAGGAAGCATAAGTATAGATGAAAAATTATTGCAAGCTAGTGGAATTTTAGAATACGAAAAAGTTCAAGTAGTTAATGTCAATAATGGTGCTAGATTTGAAACTTACACCATCGCCACACAAGAAGAAGGGGTTGTATGCTTAAATGGCGCTGCTGCTCGTCTTGCTGAAGTGGGAGATAAAGTTATTATCATGTCTTATGCTGATTTTAACGAAGAAGAAGCAAAAACATTTAAACCAAAAGTTGTTTTTGTAGATGAAAATAACACTGCCACAAAAATAACAAATTATGAAAAACACGGAGCTATTTTTTCTTAA